Proteins encoded in a region of the Cydia splendana chromosome 19, ilCydSple1.2, whole genome shotgun sequence genome:
- the LOC134800344 gene encoding death-associated inhibitor of apoptosis 1-like, whose amino-acid sequence MTTDQNECGMCAPPATGASVPPHPRCNTKAAHLRTFKDWPKSMKQKPEELAEAGFYYTGRSDKTKCFYCDGGLKDWEEDDVPWEQHARWFDRCAYVQLVKGEDYVQKRKH is encoded by the exons ATGACTACAGACCAGAACGAGTGCGGCATGTGCGCGCCGCCCGCCACCGGCGCCAGCGTGCCCCCGCACCCAAGATGCAACACCAAGGCCGCCCACCTACGCACCTTCAAAGACTGGCCCAAGAGCATGAAACAGAAGCCCGAGGAGCTCGCCGAGGCCGGCTTCTACTACACCGGCCGGAGCGACAAGACCAAATGCTTCTACTGCGACGGAGGACTCAAGGACTGGGAGGAGGACGACGTCCCGTGGGAGCAGCACGCGCGTTGGTTCGACCGGTGCGCGTACGTTCAGCTCGTCAAGGGAGAAGATTACGTCCAGAAG CGCAAGCACTAG